In the bacterium SCSIO 12741 genome, GGCAGTATTTTACCATCTTCCTCTTTTTAACAATTCCTACCGGAGCAATAATTAATTCGTTGTTGTTCCGAAAATTGAAATACAACCTGGCCGAGCACCTGGTTGTAATCACCTACATCACGGGAATCACCAATTTGATAAACATCCCGATGTATTTGCTCACTTTTCTCGACAGGAAAATATTCATGATCACCGCCATCGTTTGGAGCACGTTTCCTTATATCTATTCCTTATGGTACTACATTAAGGTATACAAGGAGAATGTTTTTGTGAGTTTGATCAAAATCATTCTTGCCTCAACGATAAACTTGATCATATATGCCTTTACATTGGGAGGAATGTTCCTGTTGTACTACAAATTTTTTAAGTAACTATTAGACAAATATGACTGCTATTACAGAACAAGGATATGTGGAACAATCGATCGTAGAAGGGATCGCCACGGTTGAGTTTTTTCACCCGATGAGTAACTCCCTTCCGGGAAAGATTTTGGCCAAACTTGCTCAAACTATTACCGAGTTGGGTCAACAGGATGATGTGAAAGTAATTGTTTTGAAATCAGCTGGTGATCGTGCTTTTTGCGCCGGTGCCTCTTTCGATGAATTGATTTCTATTCAGGATTTCGAAACGGGTAAAACCTTTTTCTCGGGTTTTGCCAATGTGATTAATGCAGCTCGTAAATGCCCTAAATTCATCATTGGACGGGTTCAGGGTAAGGCCGTTGGTGGTGGTGTTGGAATGGCAAGTGCCGTAGACTACTGCTATGCGACCAAACATGCCGCAGTTAAATTGTCTGAATTAGCAGTTGGAATTGGGCCCTTTGTGGTTGGACCCGCTGTGGAACGTAAAGTAGGTACCTCTGCCATGAGTATGATGGCCATTGATGCTACCACCTGGTACAGCGCCGAATGGGCCAAGGAAAAAGGGCTGTATGGCGAGATTTTCGAAACGGCAGAAGAAATGGATGAAGCCATTGACACGCTGGCTCAGAAATTGGCCAAGAGTAACCCTGAAGCCATGCAATTGCTCAAAGGTGTATTTTGGGAAGGAACCGAACACTGGGACGACCTACTTATGGAGCGTGCTGCAATGAGTGGAAAATTGGTCCTTTCTGATTTTACGGTTAACGCCATCAATTCCTTCAAAAAGAAATAAGCTTAGTCCTTTAGCTATGGAAAGAATATTAATGGTTTGCCTGGGAAACATTTGCCGTTCTCCCTTGGCAGAAGGCGTGATGCGTCACAAAATTGAAGAACGTGGTTTGGATGCCGAAGTAGATTCAGCGGGAACTGCAGCCTATCATGTAGGAGAACATCCCGATCCCAGAAGCATTGCCAGTGGTAAATCGCACGGCATTGATATTTCATCCCTTCGTGGCCGCCAGTTTCAGGTAGAAGATTTTGATCGCTTCGACCGGATATATGTGATGGACAAAAGCAATTATGCCAATGTATTGGCCATGGCTCGGGGCGAGGATGACAAATCGAAAGTAGATTTATTGCTGAACGAAAGGAACCCAGATTCTTTTGAAGAAGTACCCGATCCCTATTGGGGCGGCGAACAGGGCTTTGAAAACGTGTATCAGATGATCAACGAGGCCTGCGACAATATTGCTGACAAAATCAGCTAAATTCAGGACTTTTTGGTGCTATATCTAAAGGGCAGATAAAGCAGACATACCCGGGAAAGAGAAGTAAAGGTAAATACGGCGGCTAAGATCACCAGGGTCTGGCCCATGGTACCAATTACCACATTTCCAAAATACAAGGCTGCCAATATCACGGCAATCATCAATCTCACCAAGCGGTCCGCACTACTCATATTCGACTTCATGCCGCAAAATTATAGGGTTTAAAGAGTGTGAACGTTACCGCTTGTACCGTTGTTGTGTACTTGATCGAAATTATTGAACACTGATCAGTTTCACCTCATAAATCACTGTAGTATAAGGTGGAACGATGCCCGTGGAAGAGCCTTCTTGACCAAATGCAAGGTAATAGGGAATAATTAAACGAACCTCTTCCCCCTTTCGCATCTGATGCAAGGCAATTTCAATTCCCCGGATGACCTGATCAGGTTTTCCCAACTGAAAATCCAAAGCTTTGTAAGATGCCCAACTATCGTCGAACAGCGTACCATCGAGGAAGTAGCCCTTGTAGGCTATTCGAACCTGTTGGCCACTTTGTGCCCGATTACCTTTCCCAGGCTTAATAGGTAGGATATAGACATCTTGAACGTGATTCTCCGATGAAATTTCCTCTTCTTTAAGGTAGGCCATCATAACCTTCATTTCTTCCATTTCCGGATCAGGGCCAGTAAGGTGCTGCTTACCTGCCGGAGGAATCAGTTTATTGAGTTGAATCGAAACCTTAGCCCTCCCCTCTTTTGGCAAGTTCTCCAGACCGAGAAGATCAGATAAAGAGGTATTTTCTGTGGGAAACAAAAAAGTTGCTGAATCACCCTCGTGAAGGAGACTTAGCGCTTCGCCTAATCCTCCACCGGAATTTTTGATCAGGGTTAAGTCTAACAGGTCTCCTGTTTGCATCCGGTTGTCGTATACTACAGAATCTGATTCCGTTAAAACCAACAACTGCGCATAAACCCGATCGCCAGGTTGCGCTTTACGTTCACCATCTCCTGGATAGTGCAACTTGTAGTACACGCCGCTGTCCGTAACGGAATAGCCATCCCATCGAAGGGGATCACAAGAAGTCAGACTTAAGGCCAAAAAAAGGCCCAACAAAAATCGAAAGATCATGACTTGCTAACTATTCGAATGTCGTAGATAAGGGTTGATCGCGGAGGAATTTTATTCATGTCGCCTGCTAAGCCATGAGCCAAGTGTGGAGGTAAAATGAACCGCGCCCGATCTCCTACTTTGAGGTAGGTCACACCTTCATGCAACCCAGATTCCACTTGATCCATTCCTACTTTAAAATGCTCGGGTTTATTTTCATCACTTGAATAGCACACCGTGCCGTCCAACAAACTAATCTCATAATTAACGGCAATCACATCTCCGGTGCGAACAGAATCACCCGTACCCTCTTCCATGATCCAATACCTCAATCCGGTACCTGAGGATTTCATGGGCCAGTTGCGGCGACTAATGAAAGCTTCAATGCGCTGATTCTCCTGTACCACAATATCCTTATTTCGATCAATCAACTCTTCCTTCCCCAAGTTTTTTGGCTTCGAGGAATCTTCTGACTGCTTCCCCTCACAGGAAAAAAGTGAGGTTAACACCACCGCCCAAACAACAACAAGACCGTATTTCATTCCGTCTACTAAATAGATGTTTTCAAAAGTAAGCTCTCTGACAGAAAATAGTATTTTTTGCATCGAATAATACTGATACCTATGCATTTTTCCAGGCTTTTTCTAATTGCGTTGTTAATTCCAGGTCTTCAAGCCTGGAGCCAAAAAGCTTCTCTCGAATCGATCAATAAGTCCATCAATTCTCCCAACGGTGGAATGAAACAAGTAAAGCAGTTGATTTACCTGGAAATGGAGTATCCTTTGGAGGATATCAAAACCGAAACCGATGGAGATGTGGTGATTGAATACAAATTACCCGTCGATGGCATTCCTACAGATGTCAAGGTCAGTTCGTCTCCAAGCCCTACCCTGGCAGCTGAAGGTATGCGCCTATTCAAAAAAATCTGCTTTTCAGAAAATTCGAGAAGGGTCAACTGGTCATCCCAATCGGAGAAAATGGTTTTCAATTTCAATCGAAAAAACTGGGTGAAGGTCTACACCAAACGGGGCTACCAGGAGATCATGTACATTCATGAACCGATTGATAGCACTGAAACGCTGTACAAGTATCAAACCTTGGAAACCAAGCCCTACCCGATGTACGAGAAGAATGAAAACTACCGGGATTACCTACACTACATTTCGGCAAAATTGGAATATCCCCAAGAAGCCTTGAAGTTGGGTATCAAAGGACAAGTGATCGTCTCTTTCGTCATTGAGCAAAGTGGTAACTTAACCAACATTAAGGTGGAACAAACGCTCCCGGCAGGATGTACAGAAGAAGCACTGCGGTTAATCAAGTCGCTGCGCTGGTATCCTGCCGTAGTAGATGATACAGCCGTGAGAACCTACATGATCTCCAGCATTGGATTTG is a window encoding:
- a CDS encoding TonB family protein, with the protein product MHFSRLFLIALLIPGLQAWSQKASLESINKSINSPNGGMKQVKQLIYLEMEYPLEDIKTETDGDVVIEYKLPVDGIPTDVKVSSSPSPTLAAEGMRLFKKICFSENSRRVNWSSQSEKMVFNFNRKNWVKVYTKRGYQEIMYIHEPIDSTETLYKYQTLETKPYPMYEKNENYRDYLHYISAKLEYPQEALKLGIKGQVIVSFVIEQSGNLTNIKVEQTLPAGCTEEALRLIKSLRWYPAVVDDTAVRTYMISSIGFGTSSSTYHEVFNQGTSGR
- a CDS encoding DUF2892 domain-containing protein produces the protein MKSNMSSADRLVRLMIAVILAALYFGNVVIGTMGQTLVILAAVFTFTSLSRVCLLYLPFRYSTKKS
- a CDS encoding FKBP-type peptidyl-prolyl cis-trans isomerase; translated protein: MIFRFLLGLFLALSLTSCDPLRWDGYSVTDSGVYYKLHYPGDGERKAQPGDRVYAQLLVLTESDSVVYDNRMQTGDLLDLTLIKNSGGGLGEALSLLHEGDSATFLFPTENTSLSDLLGLENLPKEGRAKVSIQLNKLIPPAGKQHLTGPDPEMEEMKVMMAYLKEEEISSENHVQDVYILPIKPGKGNRAQSGQQVRIAYKGYFLDGTLFDDSWASYKALDFQLGKPDQVIRGIEIALHQMRKGEEVRLIIPYYLAFGQEGSSTGIVPPYTTVIYEVKLISVQ
- a CDS encoding FKBP-type peptidyl-prolyl cis-trans isomerase, yielding MKYGLVVVWAVVLTSLFSCEGKQSEDSSKPKNLGKEELIDRNKDIVVQENQRIEAFISRRNWPMKSSGTGLRYWIMEEGTGDSVRTGDVIAVNYEISLLDGTVCYSSDENKPEHFKVGMDQVESGLHEGVTYLKVGDRARFILPPHLAHGLAGDMNKIPPRSTLIYDIRIVSKS
- a CDS encoding low molecular weight phosphotyrosine protein phosphatase codes for the protein MERILMVCLGNICRSPLAEGVMRHKIEERGLDAEVDSAGTAAYHVGEHPDPRSIASGKSHGIDISSLRGRQFQVEDFDRFDRIYVMDKSNYANVLAMARGEDDKSKVDLLLNERNPDSFEEVPDPYWGGEQGFENVYQMINEACDNIADKIS
- a CDS encoding enoyl-CoA hydratase/isomerase family protein, translated to MTAITEQGYVEQSIVEGIATVEFFHPMSNSLPGKILAKLAQTITELGQQDDVKVIVLKSAGDRAFCAGASFDELISIQDFETGKTFFSGFANVINAARKCPKFIIGRVQGKAVGGGVGMASAVDYCYATKHAAVKLSELAVGIGPFVVGPAVERKVGTSAMSMMAIDATTWYSAEWAKEKGLYGEIFETAEEMDEAIDTLAQKLAKSNPEAMQLLKGVFWEGTEHWDDLLMERAAMSGKLVLSDFTVNAINSFKKK